The following are from one region of the Pseudohongiella spirulinae genome:
- a CDS encoding tyrosine-protein phosphatase: MMRKLYNRLPPRLMAVWGGCLLSALLGLSAMAATPAERALIERHLILLEGGRNFRDLGGFQTQDGKTVKSGMLFRSGVLHHLTDDDYRALESLGIATVVDLRSTEERSSEPTHWQASPVKMMTWDYDMGLGDDGELLADFMKPDLDAAEAERLMGDMYRNMVTEQRPHYADMFAELASRDEPLLFHCSAGKDRTGIAAALLLIALGVDRETAILDYTLSEVIASLPEYQGSAPALNEPADNNYEFLSRMPEAALSALMGTRRSYIETAFDEMSRQYGSVDNYISQALQLSAQDLATLRANFLE; encoded by the coding sequence ATGATGAGAAAACTCTACAATCGGTTACCACCGCGCCTGATGGCAGTATGGGGGGGCTGTCTTCTGTCAGCACTACTGGGACTTTCGGCCATGGCAGCAACGCCAGCCGAACGCGCTCTGATAGAAAGGCACCTGATTCTACTGGAAGGCGGACGTAACTTCAGGGATCTCGGCGGATTTCAGACTCAGGACGGCAAAACCGTAAAATCCGGCATGCTGTTCCGCTCCGGGGTACTGCACCACCTGACCGACGATGATTACCGTGCTCTGGAATCACTGGGCATTGCAACCGTCGTAGATCTGCGCTCCACAGAGGAGCGCAGCAGTGAACCCACCCACTGGCAGGCCAGCCCGGTCAAAATGATGACATGGGACTACGATATGGGACTGGGGGATGACGGCGAGCTGCTGGCCGACTTCATGAAACCGGACCTTGACGCCGCTGAAGCCGAGAGGCTGATGGGTGACATGTACCGTAACATGGTGACCGAGCAGCGACCGCACTATGCGGACATGTTTGCCGAACTGGCAAGCCGTGATGAACCACTGCTGTTCCACTGTTCAGCAGGCAAGGATCGCACAGGAATCGCGGCCGCCCTGCTGCTCATCGCACTGGGAGTCGACAGGGAGACAGCCATCCTGGATTACACTCTATCCGAGGTTATCGCCTCCCTGCCAGAATATCAGGGCTCGGCTCCAGCACTGAACGAGCCAGCCGACAACAATTATGAATTTTTGTCGCGCATGCCCGAAGCTGCACTCTCGGCCTTAATGGGTACGCGGCGCTCCTACATCGAAACCGCTTTTGATGAAATGTCCAGGCAGTACGGCTCAGTTGATAACTACATCAGCCAGGCGTTACAGTTGAGCGCGCAGGACTTGGCAACATTGCGCGCCAATTTCCTGGAATAG
- a CDS encoding TonB-dependent receptor produces MSFCLNKKQCLLATAIASALAHSLISVPALAQENSAPEVTEVVTYGTPIRDSQRAAIEEKRNADNYLDVVSADTIGRFPDQNLADSLGRMPGLAIERDQGQARYINFRGAPFRYTQLAIDGLSIPGAENGRVPRFDAFPSVITRRIEANKAITPDMPGEAVSGYINIDSFNPFEVDGWSAATDFGIGEQRLGGGDVSRYSGRLSWSGETLGFSLFASENLREQITDNREYDLEWDNNSRERILNSIDYRSYFVDRRDSAYGGRLEYRPADTMNRFFFSTLFSEFVDDEERNQYVVDFETGANAIRQPQATGDNGYQPLVLTQRLLQLGEYENSVLTNTLGADVSAGGWFIEARINLTNTESSLFLPIPLSAGGQAAAEFDISNLEDPRVTLMAPFTRTPITAANISFPVNLGIIVDSGLDIDASKLKLDAERNMELFGRDATVKLGLEHDQREGRGAGFAIAQTAFPQTLNINDFDTGARWESDMNNTVGGTVYDNQGLFRAWEQAVGGISVPVPADQRVAIDEDITAIYAMAKSEFDWGNIVAGMRVERTDYSSEGPIANYADTLTHALPSAHINIDLREDLKLRLAATTSISRPTYNEWRAAASVNLVDRIVTGGNPSLEPEEAAGLDVSLEWYAGDASLVSLGAFHRNIENVIYADSATIDGGVYVPSAAGENWSYTGFINGRDGKLSGVEFNLIAQLADFMPSALDGLGFNANITLLDSKFKTRGNNSFSLPGTSDVIYNTSVYYETERLSLRINYQYRDDWLSTTENDAFAEYWAAQKRLDLNVKYDLPWQVMGADLSVYFNANNLNDAVDVRYVENARTPNQVERYGRHYMTGIRANF; encoded by the coding sequence ATGTCTTTTTGTCTGAATAAAAAACAATGTTTACTCGCCACGGCTATTGCATCAGCACTTGCTCATTCTTTAATCTCTGTACCAGCGCTGGCTCAGGAAAACAGCGCACCTGAGGTGACCGAAGTAGTCACTTACGGCACCCCCATCCGCGACAGTCAACGTGCCGCGATAGAAGAAAAGCGTAACGCTGACAACTACCTGGATGTAGTCTCTGCTGACACCATCGGCCGGTTCCCCGACCAGAACCTGGCGGACTCTCTGGGCCGTATGCCCGGGCTGGCAATCGAACGCGACCAGGGCCAGGCGCGATATATCAATTTCCGTGGCGCCCCGTTCCGCTACACGCAACTGGCCATCGATGGCCTGAGCATTCCCGGTGCCGAGAACGGTCGTGTCCCGCGTTTTGACGCGTTCCCTTCTGTCATCACACGCCGTATCGAGGCCAACAAAGCAATCACGCCCGATATGCCCGGCGAGGCTGTGTCTGGCTACATCAACATAGATTCCTTTAACCCTTTCGAAGTGGACGGCTGGTCAGCAGCAACTGATTTCGGTATCGGTGAACAGCGTCTGGGCGGCGGCGATGTCAGCCGATACAGCGGCCGCCTGTCCTGGTCGGGTGAAACGCTGGGTTTTTCCCTGTTCGCCTCTGAGAATCTGCGCGAACAGATCACTGATAACCGCGAGTATGACCTGGAGTGGGACAACAACTCCAGGGAGCGGATACTGAACTCAATTGACTATCGCAGTTACTTTGTAGACCGCCGGGATTCAGCTTATGGTGGTCGTCTGGAGTACCGCCCCGCCGACACCATGAACCGGTTTTTCTTTTCAACCCTGTTCAGTGAGTTCGTCGATGATGAAGAGCGAAATCAATATGTGGTTGATTTCGAGACTGGCGCCAACGCGATTCGTCAGCCGCAGGCAACAGGAGACAACGGCTATCAGCCCTTGGTTCTGACACAGCGCCTGCTGCAACTTGGAGAATACGAAAACTCAGTGCTTACCAACACCCTGGGCGCTGATGTCAGCGCAGGTGGCTGGTTTATCGAAGCCAGAATCAACCTGACCAACACAGAGAGCAGCTTGTTCCTGCCTATCCCCTTGAGCGCGGGCGGTCAGGCGGCTGCCGAGTTTGACATCAGCAATCTGGAAGACCCACGGGTCACCCTGATGGCGCCCTTTACACGCACGCCGATCACCGCCGCCAACATCAGTTTCCCGGTCAACCTGGGAATAATCGTCGATTCTGGCTTGGACATTGATGCCAGCAAGTTAAAACTGGACGCCGAGCGCAACATGGAGCTGTTCGGTCGCGATGCAACCGTCAAGCTGGGCCTGGAACACGATCAACGCGAAGGCCGCGGAGCCGGTTTCGCTATTGCCCAAACTGCCTTTCCACAAACCCTGAACATAAACGACTTTGACACCGGTGCTCGCTGGGAAAGCGACATGAACAACACGGTGGGCGGCACTGTCTATGACAATCAGGGACTGTTCAGAGCCTGGGAGCAGGCCGTTGGCGGCATCAGCGTGCCCGTACCGGCGGATCAGCGGGTAGCCATCGATGAGGACATCACAGCCATTTATGCGATGGCCAAGAGCGAGTTCGACTGGGGCAACATCGTGGCAGGCATGCGTGTCGAACGCACTGACTACAGCAGTGAAGGCCCCATTGCCAACTACGCTGACACACTGACGCACGCCCTGCCCAGTGCTCACATCAACATCGACCTGCGTGAAGATCTGAAGCTGCGACTGGCAGCAACCACCTCTATCAGTCGCCCGACATACAATGAGTGGCGTGCCGCCGCCTCAGTCAATCTGGTAGATCGCATTGTCACCGGCGGTAACCCATCACTTGAACCAGAGGAAGCTGCCGGCCTGGATGTATCACTGGAATGGTACGCAGGTGATGCAAGCCTGGTCAGTCTGGGCGCCTTCCACCGCAATATTGAGAATGTTATTTACGCCGACAGTGCGACGATCGATGGCGGCGTCTATGTGCCCTCAGCCGCTGGTGAAAACTGGAGTTACACCGGTTTTATCAATGGTCGCGACGGCAAACTGAGTGGTGTGGAATTCAATCTGATTGCACAGTTGGCCGATTTCATGCCGAGCGCGCTTGATGGTCTGGGATTTAACGCCAATATCACACTGCTTGACAGCAAATTCAAAACCCGGGGTAACAATTCCTTCAGCCTGCCCGGCACATCGGATGTCATCTACAACACATCGGTGTACTACGAAACTGAAAGGCTTTCACTTCGCATCAATTACCAATACCGCGATGACTGGCTGTCCACCACCGAAAACGATGCCTTTGCTGAGTACTGGGCAGCGCAGAAGCGTCTGGACCTGAATGTGAAATACGACCTGCCCTGGCAAGTCATGGGCGCTGATCTGTCGGTGTACTTCAATGCCAACAATCTCAATGATGCCGTCGATGTCCGCTATGTTGAAAACGCGCGCACGCCTAATCAGGTTGAACGCTATGGCCGTCATTACATGACCGGTATCCGGGCCAATTTCTGA
- a CDS encoding 3-deoxy-D-manno-octulosonic acid kinase encodes MTAKQVNVIALTPAIGKNKHMHYKQYKQGSAVILVNQDVLSEPRSALFDVEQGRSVAADNTEGRGTVIFFEHQGLTLVLKKYHRGGLFGRLVRDSYLYTGMEHSRMWREFLLLGQMRDLGLPVPRPIATRCTRTGLFTYQGEMITECIHEAITLAELLCQEALPEATWEAIGRMIQRFHQHHIDHTDLNASNILLTRTDQIYLIDFDKCAIRPSGRSTWQRGNLSRLHRSLNKWLRRQAEFNFEPRHWQALERGYHHPNTKTPSSSGARLNSLRSLP; translated from the coding sequence GTGACTGCAAAACAGGTGAATGTCATCGCCCTGACACCGGCGATCGGCAAGAATAAACACATGCACTATAAGCAATACAAACAAGGGAGTGCCGTCATCCTGGTCAATCAGGATGTGCTGAGCGAACCCCGGAGCGCACTGTTTGATGTTGAGCAGGGGAGAAGTGTCGCCGCTGATAATACGGAAGGCCGGGGGACAGTGATATTTTTTGAGCACCAGGGCCTGACGCTGGTACTCAAGAAATATCACCGAGGCGGGCTGTTTGGACGTCTGGTGCGGGACTCTTACCTGTACACAGGCATGGAGCACAGCCGCATGTGGCGGGAATTCCTGTTACTGGGACAAATGCGCGACCTGGGTCTGCCCGTGCCGCGACCCATCGCGACCCGCTGTACACGAACCGGACTGTTTACCTATCAGGGCGAGATGATCACCGAGTGCATACACGAGGCCATCACACTGGCCGAACTGCTATGCCAGGAAGCCCTGCCGGAAGCCACCTGGGAAGCCATCGGCCGGATGATTCAGCGCTTTCACCAGCATCATATTGATCACACCGACCTGAATGCCAGCAATATACTGCTCACCAGAACCGATCAGATTTATCTGATCGATTTCGACAAGTGCGCCATTCGCCCGTCGGGCCGCAGCACCTGGCAACGTGGCAACCTGAGCCGTCTGCATCGCTCGTTAAACAAATGGCTGCGGCGCCAGGCCGAATTCAACTTTGAGCCACGCCACTGGCAGGCGCTGGAGCGTGGCTACCATCATCCAAATACCAAAACACCGTCATCCAGCGGCGCCCGACTCAACAGTTTACGATCCTTGCCGTAA
- a CDS encoding glycosyltransferase family A protein — protein MSEYPIPEPRWSDGLQGRFLRLAASGLVSARWFLPNLPDQQSLAARTGRLHIEIVSHCWNYAHMQVYQLSSLVLFPPKDVDVTMTVFYGEEDKETVELLDFFAQQAVPGVTWNWQKLPKQALFRRAIGRNLAAKQSKADWVWFTDCDLLFRDNCLDALGAALQGRQDSLVFPASEYCTGLLTPDEPLLSPPMSPPQLVDADPALFSRFDKDRATGPLQITHGDIARAVGYCESLPYYQRPSATWCKAYEDRAFRWLLRTQGTAIQVPGVYRIRHVAKGRYTGSALNTGVRSALRRAVARLKG, from the coding sequence ATGAGTGAGTATCCCATCCCCGAACCCCGTTGGTCGGATGGCCTGCAGGGGCGCTTTTTGCGCCTGGCCGCCAGTGGTCTGGTGTCTGCACGCTGGTTCTTGCCGAATCTGCCGGATCAACAATCGCTGGCGGCCAGAACGGGGCGGCTGCACATTGAAATTGTCAGCCATTGCTGGAATTACGCGCATATGCAGGTGTATCAACTCAGCTCGTTGGTGCTGTTTCCGCCCAAAGATGTCGACGTCACCATGACGGTGTTTTACGGCGAGGAAGATAAAGAGACGGTTGAGCTGCTGGACTTTTTTGCGCAGCAGGCAGTGCCTGGCGTCACCTGGAACTGGCAGAAACTGCCCAAACAGGCGCTGTTCCGCCGGGCGATTGGGCGCAATCTGGCGGCCAAACAGTCGAAGGCGGACTGGGTCTGGTTTACTGACTGTGATCTGTTGTTTCGCGATAACTGCCTGGATGCGCTGGGCGCTGCGCTGCAGGGGCGACAGGACAGTCTGGTGTTCCCGGCATCGGAATACTGCACTGGCTTGCTGACACCGGATGAGCCGCTGCTGTCACCGCCCATGTCACCACCTCAGCTTGTGGATGCTGACCCGGCCCTGTTCAGCCGCTTTGACAAGGATAGAGCCACCGGACCCTTGCAGATTACGCATGGCGATATTGCCAGAGCGGTAGGTTATTGCGAGAGCCTGCCGTATTACCAGCGCCCGTCGGCGACCTGGTGTAAGGCCTATGAGGACAGAGCGTTTCGTTGGTTGTTGAGGACACAGGGCACTGCCATACAGGTGCCCGGTGTGTACCGTATTCGGCACGTGGCGAAAGGGCGCTACACTGGCAGTGCCTTAAATACCGGGGTGCGCAGTGCGTTGCGGCGGGCTGTGGCCCGGTTGAAGGGTTGA
- a CDS encoding alpha/beta hydrolase family protein, which produces MKTLYIFLLMTLTSSTLAQINRIDIIRPDAPELAAHGEHDTGVRTLQISLADRPDILNARQGEPTPLYTRELTIEVWYPAALTAEQVPGTEYATITRNPQITATLHGRAVRDAEPARETSFPLVIISHGHPGNRYLLSHLGENLASKGYVVVSIDHKDSTYDDQQNFNSTLYNRSYDQRLVLDSMAAFSADATHFLHGVVDADNTAIVGYSMGGFGAVNNMGAGYSDAGVGFIGAPPNRQLHELAASNPQFRSTLDPRIKAGIPIAPWGMQMGFWDAEGLTGLTVPALFVAGDADATSGYDNGVKALYDGAVNSDRYLLVFKNAGHSVAAPIPLPVEFLTAENPQGAAHYTDPVWDNVRMNNILQHFATAFLDLHLKGDTDKRRYLELPEDGAEAGPDGWTGFSGLDAVGLKLYHN; this is translated from the coding sequence ATGAAAACACTTTACATTTTTCTGCTCATGACTCTGACCTCAAGCACATTAGCCCAGATCAACCGCATTGATATCATTCGCCCTGACGCACCGGAGCTGGCAGCTCATGGCGAGCACGATACAGGCGTGCGAACACTGCAAATCAGCCTGGCTGATCGCCCGGACATTCTGAATGCACGTCAGGGCGAGCCGACACCGCTGTACACGCGTGAGCTGACAATTGAAGTATGGTACCCGGCAGCATTGACGGCCGAACAAGTGCCAGGTACTGAGTATGCCACCATCACCCGTAACCCGCAGATTACTGCCACTCTGCATGGTCGCGCAGTCAGGGATGCCGAACCTGCCCGGGAAACATCATTCCCGCTGGTCATCATTTCCCATGGCCATCCCGGTAATCGATATCTGCTCAGCCATCTGGGTGAAAACCTGGCCAGCAAGGGCTATGTGGTTGTCTCCATAGACCACAAAGACAGCACCTATGATGATCAGCAGAACTTTAACAGCACACTGTATAACCGCAGCTACGATCAGCGGCTGGTGCTGGACAGCATGGCGGCCTTCAGCGCCGATGCCACACACTTTCTGCATGGCGTGGTCGATGCTGATAACACCGCCATCGTCGGTTATTCCATGGGTGGTTTTGGTGCCGTCAACAACATGGGGGCAGGTTACAGCGATGCGGGCGTGGGTTTCATCGGTGCACCGCCGAATCGGCAGTTGCATGAACTGGCCGCCAGTAATCCGCAGTTCCGCAGCACACTGGACCCGCGCATCAAGGCCGGCATTCCGATCGCGCCCTGGGGCATGCAGATGGGCTTCTGGGATGCTGAGGGCCTGACCGGTCTGACAGTTCCAGCGCTGTTTGTGGCAGGCGATGCTGATGCGACATCGGGCTACGATAATGGCGTGAAAGCGCTGTACGACGGAGCGGTGAACAGCGATCGCTACCTGCTGGTGTTCAAGAATGCCGGGCACAGCGTGGCAGCGCCCATTCCGCTGCCGGTGGAATTCTTGACCGCGGAGAACCCGCAAGGGGCGGCGCACTATACCGACCCGGTGTGGGACAACGTGCGCATGAACAATATCCTGCAGCACTTCGCCACTGCCTTTCTTGACCTGCACCTGAAGGGCGACACCGACAAGCGTCGTTATCTGGAGCTACCGGAAGATGGTGCCGAAGCTGGCCCGGATGGCTGGACCGGCTTCAGCGGTCTGGATGCCGTTGGGCTGAAGTTGTATCACAACTGA
- a CDS encoding flavin-containing monooxygenase produces MSADNEILDVVIVGAGLSGIGAAVHLKQQCTGKTFRILEARQSMGGTWDLFRYPGIRSDSDMHTLGYRFKPWKAAKAIADGPAILDYIKETADEYQIKDSIRYDQRLMSADWSDEQACWTLATQSASGETQQTWRCRMLLMCAGYYSYEHGHAPTFPDQAAFKGPIVHPQHWPEDLDYQGKRVLIIGSGATAMTLAPSMADKAAHVTMLQRSPTYVVSRPDKDVIANTLRKVLPESWAYGITRWKNVLLSQWIYRRSRTQPEKLKAKILEMVRKELGPDYDVEKHFTPTYNPWDQRLCLVPNADLFKSIKAGKTEMVTDHIERFTEDGILLKSGRTLQADIIISATGLQMQVLGGAGFSLNGQPIDFADTWAYKGLMYSGVPNLVMTFGYINASWTLRADLTAEFFCRLINHMDALKVKSCRPMLREQDKAMQPRPFIDDFSAGYMQRMMHRFPRQGDREPWLNPQDYGKDRKLLSRAPLDDGVLVFG; encoded by the coding sequence ATGTCTGCAGATAACGAAATTCTTGATGTGGTAATTGTCGGTGCCGGTCTGTCCGGCATAGGCGCGGCTGTGCACCTGAAACAGCAGTGTACCGGCAAAACCTTCCGGATACTGGAGGCCCGTCAGTCCATGGGCGGGACCTGGGATCTGTTCCGATATCCGGGTATCCGTTCTGACAGCGATATGCATACTCTGGGCTATCGCTTCAAACCCTGGAAGGCTGCCAAGGCGATTGCAGATGGTCCGGCGATTCTGGATTACATAAAGGAAACCGCTGACGAGTATCAGATCAAAGACAGCATTCGATATGATCAGCGACTGATGTCAGCAGACTGGTCTGATGAGCAGGCCTGCTGGACGCTTGCCACACAGTCGGCCAGCGGCGAAACGCAGCAGACATGGCGCTGTCGAATGCTGCTGATGTGTGCGGGTTATTACAGCTACGAACACGGGCATGCGCCGACATTTCCCGATCAGGCGGCATTTAAGGGCCCGATTGTTCATCCCCAGCACTGGCCAGAGGATCTGGATTATCAAGGCAAGCGGGTACTGATCATCGGTTCCGGTGCCACGGCGATGACGCTGGCGCCGTCCATGGCTGACAAGGCCGCACATGTGACTATGTTGCAGCGCTCACCGACATACGTGGTGTCCCGTCCGGATAAGGATGTGATAGCAAACACTTTGCGCAAGGTGCTGCCGGAGTCTTGGGCCTACGGCATCACCCGCTGGAAAAATGTTTTGCTCAGCCAGTGGATTTACCGGCGCTCGCGCACTCAGCCAGAAAAGCTGAAGGCAAAAATTCTGGAAATGGTGCGCAAAGAACTGGGCCCGGATTATGATGTAGAGAAGCATTTCACGCCAACCTACAACCCCTGGGATCAGCGACTGTGCCTTGTGCCGAATGCAGATCTGTTCAAGTCGATCAAAGCCGGAAAAACTGAAATGGTCACCGATCATATCGAACGTTTTACGGAAGATGGCATATTGCTGAAAAGCGGACGCACGCTTCAGGCCGACATTATTATCTCAGCCACGGGCTTGCAAATGCAGGTGCTGGGCGGTGCGGGCTTCAGCCTGAATGGTCAGCCGATCGATTTCGCTGATACCTGGGCTTATAAGGGCTTGATGTACTCCGGTGTTCCCAATCTGGTGATGACCTTTGGTTACATAAATGCCTCATGGACCCTGCGTGCCGATCTGACGGCTGAATTCTTTTGTCGCCTGATCAATCACATGGATGCACTGAAGGTCAAAAGCTGTCGACCCATGCTGCGTGAACAGGATAAGGCCATGCAGCCCAGGCCATTCATCGACGATTTTTCGGCCGGTTACATGCAGCGTATGATGCATCGTTTTCCCAGACAGGGTGATCGTGAGCCCTGGCTCAATCCGCAGGATTACGGCAAGGATCGTAAACTGTTGAGTCGGGCGCCGCTGGATGACGGTGTTTTGGTATTTGGATGA
- a CDS encoding BPSL1445 family SYLF domain-containing lipoprotein: MQSRFITYLLCTFVIMLMSAPLTHADSAQEIDIKVDAALERFRAEVQGGERFLQAAAGVMVFPSVLKAGFGIGGEYGEGALRIGGQTVDYYSTAAASIGFQFGAQSKAVFVLFMDEQALQSFRNTAGWRAGVDGSINLIRIGAGASVDTNNLQDPVVGFVLTNAGLMYNLTLEGSKFTRLEK; encoded by the coding sequence GTGCAATCCAGGTTTATAACATATCTTTTGTGTACTTTTGTCATCATGCTGATGTCCGCACCCCTGACCCATGCAGACTCGGCGCAGGAAATTGACATCAAGGTGGATGCAGCGCTGGAACGTTTCCGGGCGGAGGTGCAGGGTGGTGAGCGCTTTTTGCAGGCCGCTGCAGGCGTGATGGTTTTTCCGTCTGTGCTCAAGGCCGGGTTTGGTATTGGTGGTGAGTACGGTGAAGGTGCGTTGCGTATTGGTGGCCAGACGGTGGACTACTACAGCACGGCAGCGGCTTCTATCGGGTTTCAGTTTGGGGCGCAATCTAAAGCTGTGTTTGTGTTGTTTATGGATGAGCAGGCGCTGCAGTCGTTCAGAAATACGGCCGGCTGGCGTGCCGGTGTGGATGGTTCGATCAACCTGATCAGAATTGGCGCAGGCGCCTCGGTGGATACCAACAATCTGCAGGATCCGGTGGTGGGTTTTGTGCTCACCAACGCCGGGCTGATGTACAACCTGACGTTGGAGGGCTCAAAGTTCACGCGGCTGGAGAAGTGA